A part of Xenopus tropicalis strain Nigerian chromosome 4, UCB_Xtro_10.0, whole genome shotgun sequence genomic DNA contains:
- the kcne2 gene encoding potassium voltage-gated channel subfamily E member 2, with the protein MGIMANFTLTLENTFKNVFEKYMNNWRNNQTVANDELQNTLNEENFNYVILYLMVMIGMFSFIIVAILVSTVRSKRNKHTEDTYEDPYHKYIVNDWPEKSPCIILENVASKSYSAPTSP; encoded by the coding sequence ATGGGCATCATGGCTAACTTTACACTGACCCtggaaaacacatttaaaaatgtctttgaaaaatacatgaataaTTGGCGCAATAATCAGACCGTGGCAAATGATGAACTACAAAACACCCTGAATGAGGAAAACTTTAACTATGTGATCCTTTACCTCATGGTGATGATTGGGATGTTTTCTTTCATCATCGTGGCCATCCTTGTGAGCACCGTGAGGTCGAAGAGGAACAAACACACAGAAGATACGTACGAGGATCCGTATCACAAATACATAGTCAATGACTGGCCTGAGAAAAGCCCGTGTATCATTCTGGAAAATGTGGCCTCCAAGTCGTATAGTGCTCCTACATCCCCATAG